Genomic window (Aquimarina sp. BL5):
AAGCTCAAGTACACGCAGGTGGTCGAGGAAAAGGTGGTGGAGTAAAGCTTGCTAAAAATCTTCAGGAAGTAGAAGATATAGCAGGACAAATCATCGGAATGAATTTGATTACTCCTCAGACATCAGCAGAAGGGAAAAAAGTACATCAGGTATTAGTAGCAGAAGATGTATATTATCCTGGAGATAGTGAACCAGACGAATTTTATATTTCTGTATTATTAAATCGTACTACAGGTCGTAATATGGTTATGTATTCTACAGAAGGTGGAATGGATATAGAAACTGTAGCAGAAGAAACTCCGCATTTAATTTTTACAGAAGAAATAGATCCTTCAGTAGGGTTATTACCATTTCAGGCTAGACGTATTGCTTTTAACTTAGGATTAAGCGGTGGTGCGTTTAAAGAAATGACTAAGTTCGTGATGGCGTTATATACGGCTTATGTAAAATCGGATTCTTCTATGTTTGAGATCAATCCTGTTTTAAAAACAAGTGATGATAAGATCATGGCAGTTGATGCTAAGGTTACAATTGATGATAATGCATTGTATCGCCATAAGAATTATGTAGATATGCGTGATATCCGCGAAGAAAACCCGATCGAGGTTGAAGCGAATGAAGTAGGTCTTAACTATGTGGATCTTGATGGTAATGTAGGATGTATGGTAAATGGTGCTGGTCTTGCGATGGCAACGATGGATTTGATTAAGCAAGCTGGTGGAGAACCTGCTAACTTCCTTGATGTAGGAGGTACAGCAGATGCTAAGCGTGTAGAAGAAGCGTTTAGAATTATCCTTAAAGATGAGAACGTAAAAGCGATTCTAATCAATATTTTTGGAGGAATTGTACGTTGTGATCGAGTTGCTCAAGGTGTAGTAGATGCATATAAAAATATGGGAGACGCTATTAATGTTCCTATCATTGTGCGTTTACAAGGTACCAATGCGGATATCGCTAAAGAATTAATCGATAATAGTGGATTGGATGTACAGAGTGCTGCACAGTTTCAGGAAGCTGCAGATAAAGTGCAAGCAGTGTTAGCATAATATCTAAGTATAGATTTATAACATATTTTGAAGCGATCCATAACTTTGGGTCGCTTCTTTTTTTGCAGAAGATTTTTGTATGGATAAAAAAGTAAAAGAAATAGTTGCCAAACTGGATATGATGCCACATCCGGAAGGTGGTTTTTATAAGGAGACTTATAGAAGCGATGGTATTATTCCGAAAGCAGTTTTAAAAGATAAATTTTCTGGAGATCGTAATTATTGTACAGGAATCTATTTTCTACTTACTTCAGAAAATTTTTCAGCGTTTCATCGTATTAAACAAGATGAGATGTGGCATTTTTATGGAGGAAATTCGTTGTATGTGCACGTGATTACTCCAGAAGGAATATATACTAGATACGCTGTAGGAATGGACCTGGATCTAGGAGAAACTCCTCAGTTGGTAGTGCCTGCAGGTTGTTGGTTTGCTTCTAGTGTAAAAGACACAGAAGGTTATTCTTTTGTGGGTTGTACGGTATCACCTGGTTTTGATTTTGCTGATTTTGAGTTAGCTAACAGGGATGTTTTGGTAAATCAATATCCAGATCATTCAGAGATAATTACACAATATACTCGTCAATAGTTTTATAAAGAAATAGGGGAGAACTGTTTATGATCCTTGGATTATTAAGTAGTCTTATTTTAAATTAGCTGAAAACACTAGTCAAAACTATTGAAAAGACTATAAATTATGTACTTTTAGTTCATTAAAATGAAAAGAGCTACAGTAAAACTTTTGATACACATCGGAGATTATTATAGGTGAGTTCCTTTTTACATTTAAATAATATTATAAATACAAGAAATTAAAAAAATATGATACCTGAAATAGAGAAATCATTGAATGAACAAGTACGATATGAGGCTACGGCATCTGCACAATATCTTTCTATGGCATGTTGGGCTGATGTAAATGGCTATAATGGGATAGCCGATTTTTTTTATACACAATCTGAAGAAGAACGTGTACATATGACTAAGCTGGTCAAATTTATTAATGAAAGAAATGGACAAGCGGTAATACCTGCTATCGAAAAGCCAAGAGATGATTTTAATTCATTAAGAGAATTATTCGAAATTTTCTTAGAAAGTGAAGAATTTGTAACTGCACAGATCAATAACGTTATTTTTCAATGTCTACAACATAAAGATTATAATGTTCATAATTTTATGCAGTGGTATGTAGCAGAACAATTAGAAGAGGAAGCAGTCGCGAGAACTTTATTGGATAAATTAAAAATTATCGGTGATGATAAATCAGGGCACTATTTATTCGATAGAGATATTAATACCTTTCAGATAAGTAATTCACAACAGGAGTAGGTAACTTGTTGTTAATAAGTAACTAAATAAAATTAAAAGATTCTTTTTTTGAGAGTCTTTTTTTTATATTTTTGCGCTTTATTTAGATTCAATAAAAATTAAATAGTAGTGCAAAATTCGGGAATGACCTCTTTATATTCACCTTGTGCAGCAATGAATTGCGAAGTTAGTTGTGGTGGCAAAAAGAAAAAATGTTGTAAGAAATATAAGAAGAAAGGAAAAAGTAATTGTAAAAGATGCCCTAAGCTATAAGTTGATTAATTAAATTTAAAGAATAAACTCCTAATGAGCATGTGATCACATGCTTATTTTTTTACCTTTTTTTGAATAAGTAAACCAGAAATACTGTACTTGACAGATTCAGTTTTGTAATTGATTAAGAGTTTATTAGTACAGATTGCAAAAATGATTTTATAGATTAGTACTATGTAATTTACTAATCATTTAAAATGATCGTAAGGAAAACAATAAAGACGCTATTTTTTCAAAGTATACTTTTAGGATCACTATTCTTTTTATGTGGATGTTCTTCAACTTCAGCAGAGTTAAACGGTAGAGAGATTTTACAAAAAAGTAAAAAATATCATGATCCTTCGAATATATGGGGAGAAGTAAGTTTTGACGTTTATATCCAAGAACCTAGAATAGTAAATTCAACACGATATTCTATTATAAAAATGAATAACGCTACGGGTTCATTTGAACTTCAGCGAAATAGAGGTCAATATGTTTCTACCCATATAGTAGATGAGAATGGACTTACCAAGGTGTTACTAAACAATTCAGAAACTATAGATTCAACATTGGTCGCTAAATATCGATTACAAACAGAAAGGAGCAGTGTATACCAGAAATTTTATCAAATAATGTATGGTTTACCAATGGCATTAAATGATCAAACCTTGAAAAGTATTGATACTACTGCTATAGTTGATTTTAATGATGAAACGAGTTATAAAATTGAATTAGAATTAAAGGAAGCAGTGTTTTCTGAATTTTGGAAATTATACATAAGAACTTCAGATTACAAATTAGTTGGACTAGAGATCATCTTTCCCAATGAATCTAAAAAAGGAGAACGATTATATTTTGAGAAAGATTTTAATTACAAAGGAATTATTATACCAAGAATAAGGCATTGGCATGAGTATCATGATGATAGTTACTCAGGATCAGATATAATAATTAAAAGTATTGATTGATAATTTAGCATAATTTTTTTCAAAAAGAACATAAAAAGATAGTGGTACTATGTAACATTATACGTTTAAATAGGTATAGTATATAGATATACATTAGTCTTTAATTGCATTAAAAGATATCTTATCGAATTTTGGGATTAAGATTTCATAGAATAATCAAAGTAAAGATTTCGGAGCGATTGACAATTATCAGTAATCACATTTTAAAAACTATCAAGATTTAACGATGATGAAATTAAAAATTATGAGAATACTTTTTTTCTTTGTTATACTACCTATATTAGGATATGCCCAAAATAAAGAAGAATCCCTATTATACTTAAAACAAAAACCTCCTGGATTACAACCAGAAATATTTGCCCCTAATATAATTTCTAAACCTTCAGAATATGAATTTGGATCTGTCTTCTCTAAAGATGGAAAAGAATTTTTTTTCGGAGTTGATATAAATGGCAAACCGGAGATTAGGTACACAAGATTAGAAAAAGATTCTTGGATCGTACCAAAAACTATCATATCACATTCTTTATACAGCGGTAATGACCCATTTCTTTCTCCTGATGAAACAGAACTCTATTTTATATCGAATAGACCCTTAACAGGAAAAGGAAATAAAAAAGATATAGATATCTGGTATGTGAAGAAAGAAGAAAATGGATGGTCAGACCCTATAAATGCTGGATCTAATATTAATTCTGATGCCAATGAATATTATATTTCCTTTACGGATAGTGGTACTATGTACTTTAGTTCAAATCACAATTCAGAAAATGACAATTTTGATATATACGCTTCAAAAAAAATAAATGGTGAATTTCAGGAGCCAAAGAAATTGAGTGATGCTGTAAATACTAAAAGTTATGAAGCAGATGTGTTTGTAGCTCCGGATGAATCTTATATTATTTTTTGCGCGACACGCAAAGAAGGATTGGGTAGAGGAGATTTATATATTAGTTTTAAAAATGAAGATGGTAGTTGGGCTACATCTAAGAATATGGGAGCTTCTATCAATACTAAAGGACATGAATTATGTCCATTTGTTACCAAAGATGGGAAATACTTTTTCTACACTAGTAATCAAGATATTTATTGGGTTGATGCTTCTATTATCAATCAATATCGATAGGAATAATAGAGAATTTTGTATTTCATTGCAGTGAGATAGAGATGACAATATATTATTATTCAAAAAAAAACATAAAGCCTGTTAATTTTCGATAGGCTTTTTTTTAGATTTGTACTTTACCCTCCCTTTTTCTGATGATTAACCTGTTTTATTAATTTTTTTAAAAAGTAATATCATTTATGATAAGATATTTGTTAATCATAGTTGTTTTCCTTTCTTCTAAAAACTATGCTCAGAAAAATGATTTTAATGGGCTTCTACTGTTTTTTGATTCGTCCAAAAAAGAAATCCCGTTAGCGTTAGCAAAGAAGTATTTTGATTTTAAACCTACAGAAAGATCGGAAAAATTATTTGCAGGTAAAATAGTTGCAAAAACGAACGATTATATTATTGTATCTACCATTTTAGAATGCAATGCGGGAGGCAGTTGTGAACAATCTTCCATAACTTCTTTTAGTAATAATGGCGAAAGAATTGATACGATAGCTTATGAAAGAGAAATGGCAGATTGCTCTTTTGATGATAAAAGAAAATCCGTTTTTATCGCTAGTGATTTATTGGTCTTTAAAGAAACAAGAGAAAAGTTAGATTGTTTAGGAGACGGCAAGCAAATTGGAATGAAG
Coding sequences:
- the sucC gene encoding ADP-forming succinate--CoA ligase subunit beta, giving the protein MNLHEYQGKEILSSFGVRIQRGIVAQNAKEAVAAAKQLTAETGTGWHVIKAQVHAGGRGKGGGVKLAKNLQEVEDIAGQIIGMNLITPQTSAEGKKVHQVLVAEDVYYPGDSEPDEFYISVLLNRTTGRNMVMYSTEGGMDIETVAEETPHLIFTEEIDPSVGLLPFQARRIAFNLGLSGGAFKEMTKFVMALYTAYVKSDSSMFEINPVLKTSDDKIMAVDAKVTIDDNALYRHKNYVDMRDIREENPIEVEANEVGLNYVDLDGNVGCMVNGAGLAMATMDLIKQAGGEPANFLDVGGTADAKRVEEAFRIILKDENVKAILINIFGGIVRCDRVAQGVVDAYKNMGDAINVPIIVRLQGTNADIAKELIDNSGLDVQSAAQFQEAADKVQAVLA
- a CDS encoding DUF6503 family protein, with amino-acid sequence MIVRKTIKTLFFQSILLGSLFFLCGCSSTSAELNGREILQKSKKYHDPSNIWGEVSFDVYIQEPRIVNSTRYSIIKMNNATGSFELQRNRGQYVSTHIVDENGLTKVLLNNSETIDSTLVAKYRLQTERSSVYQKFYQIMYGLPMALNDQTLKSIDTTAIVDFNDETSYKIELELKEAVFSEFWKLYIRTSDYKLVGLEIIFPNESKKGERLYFEKDFNYKGIIIPRIRHWHEYHDDSYSGSDIIIKSID
- a CDS encoding YARHG domain-containing protein; protein product: MIRYLLIIVVFLSSKNYAQKNDFNGLLLFFDSSKKEIPLALAKKYFDFKPTERSEKLFAGKIVAKTNDYIIVSTILECNAGGSCEQSSITSFSNNGERIDTIAYEREMADCSFDDKRKSVFIASDLLVFKETREKLDCLGDGKQIGMKEWLEFQPIKENGAFSKPYTDLKAIERDHYIFSHRVFTLDELNKKTEEELAVIKNEIFASHGYMFTTEKWQDYFESKSWYMPSDDDATGKLTEIEKKNIELILSIKE
- a CDS encoding ferritin yields the protein MIPEIEKSLNEQVRYEATASAQYLSMACWADVNGYNGIADFFYTQSEEERVHMTKLVKFINERNGQAVIPAIEKPRDDFNSLRELFEIFLESEEFVTAQINNVIFQCLQHKDYNVHNFMQWYVAEQLEEEAVARTLLDKLKIIGDDKSGHYLFDRDINTFQISNSQQE
- a CDS encoding PD40 domain-containing protein, with the protein product MRILFFFVILPILGYAQNKEESLLYLKQKPPGLQPEIFAPNIISKPSEYEFGSVFSKDGKEFFFGVDINGKPEIRYTRLEKDSWIVPKTIISHSLYSGNDPFLSPDETELYFISNRPLTGKGNKKDIDIWYVKKEENGWSDPINAGSNINSDANEYYISFTDSGTMYFSSNHNSENDNFDIYASKKINGEFQEPKKLSDAVNTKSYEADVFVAPDESYIIFCATRKEGLGRGDLYISFKNEDGSWATSKNMGASINTKGHELCPFVTKDGKYFFYTSNQDIYWVDASIINQYR
- a CDS encoding cupin domain-containing protein encodes the protein MDKKVKEIVAKLDMMPHPEGGFYKETYRSDGIIPKAVLKDKFSGDRNYCTGIYFLLTSENFSAFHRIKQDEMWHFYGGNSLYVHVITPEGIYTRYAVGMDLDLGETPQLVVPAGCWFASSVKDTEGYSFVGCTVSPGFDFADFELANRDVLVNQYPDHSEIITQYTRQ